A genome region from Schaalia sp. 19OD2882 includes the following:
- a CDS encoding glycoside hydrolase family 3 N-terminal domain-containing protein, translating to MVGKAETTWRRVRRALRRLFVYGACSVLVLAGLAGTFVLGPRYEGILSIFLGAGGTELVNPGGAETQRFTSAYASADERRSALEALSTDVSREGITLMRNSEGALPLKAGAKVTVLGQDGVDPVHGGGGAGSVDASTAVGLVDGLAASGLQVNPTLTAFYKEGPGKEFRKTTTDVYGRGDFAVNEVPQSAYTEDALSSFDSYGDAALVVIGRSGGESSDLPTAPDAKGRTYLQLSTEELDLLTLARERFPKVIVLLNTQNAMDLSELDQIRPDALVWIGALGQGGAKAVGEVLTGAANPSGALVDTYSTDSLSAPATANIGDFSISNSQVPNGDKVIAYSEGIYVGYRYYETRYEDVVRGQGNAGRWTYADEVQFPFGHGLSYTDFQWSTASTTRSAKGWMTTVTVTNTGSVAGKDVVQLYLHAPYSDQDRSAGIERAAVNLVGFAKTRQLAPGESQTVTIETPEEALRVWDPTVGTWIVEAGQYALALGQDAHQALNSVLAATGIPAERLDGPGVVDLVHRFTVATTDRTTWATAPATGRPVTARFEEADPAHYGQDWTRLSRSDWQGTWPTTFADGSWEAPARLLEDLAIDTVSSGGDGASSSGASTPLKAVDLVGKDWDDPAWETLVGQLGVDELDALVRVGGYQTRPVESIQLPGTVAKDGSAGISNTLVGGTSGTAYPPEVVLASSWNTQLATEFGAGVGEDSLALGVTGWYAPSTNIHRSPYSGRNFEYWSEDPLLSGDMTAVVVSGARSKGVIAWTKHFALNDQETNRMGVVTFADEQTIREIYLSPFETAVRRGGANAVMVSMNRIGARWAGGHRGLMTEVLRGEWGFRGAAITDQASFANFAYEDLREGLAAGTSLWLNTDSHLWKLDDEALSEAVVADMRRAAKDVVFTVVNSNAMNGVGPETTVRQTVAPWKVMMWGFTAFAVALTALCTWLDVRGARTRRRARQKALAEVEAPQGQDRPDK from the coding sequence ATGGTTGGCAAAGCCGAGACCACATGGCGCCGCGTGCGCCGCGCCCTGCGTCGACTGTTCGTGTACGGAGCCTGCTCCGTCCTCGTCCTTGCGGGACTGGCAGGCACTTTCGTCCTCGGACCCCGCTACGAGGGGATCCTCAGCATCTTCCTCGGTGCCGGCGGCACCGAACTGGTCAACCCCGGCGGCGCGGAAACCCAGCGTTTCACCAGCGCATACGCCAGTGCCGACGAACGACGATCGGCCCTTGAGGCCCTGAGCACCGACGTCTCACGCGAAGGAATCACCCTCATGCGCAATTCGGAGGGCGCTCTGCCGCTGAAGGCGGGTGCGAAGGTGACGGTGCTCGGACAGGACGGCGTCGACCCCGTCCACGGCGGAGGCGGCGCGGGTTCGGTCGACGCCTCGACCGCAGTGGGCCTCGTCGACGGCCTTGCCGCCAGCGGACTCCAGGTCAACCCGACCCTGACGGCCTTCTACAAGGAGGGCCCCGGCAAGGAGTTCCGCAAGACCACCACCGACGTCTACGGCCGCGGAGACTTCGCCGTCAACGAAGTCCCCCAGTCGGCCTACACGGAAGACGCGCTGTCCTCCTTCGACTCCTACGGGGATGCGGCACTGGTCGTCATCGGTCGCTCCGGAGGCGAGAGCTCCGACCTGCCCACAGCCCCCGATGCCAAGGGGCGCACCTACCTGCAACTGTCCACCGAGGAACTGGACCTGCTCACACTGGCACGCGAACGCTTCCCCAAGGTGATCGTCCTGCTCAACACCCAAAACGCCATGGACCTGTCGGAGCTGGACCAGATCCGCCCCGACGCCCTGGTGTGGATCGGTGCCCTGGGCCAGGGCGGCGCGAAGGCCGTCGGCGAGGTCCTCACCGGCGCAGCCAACCCCTCCGGCGCACTGGTCGACACCTACTCCACCGACTCCCTGTCGGCGCCCGCCACCGCCAACATCGGCGACTTCTCGATCAGCAACTCCCAAGTGCCCAACGGAGACAAGGTCATCGCCTATTCCGAAGGCATCTACGTGGGCTACCGCTACTACGAGACCCGCTACGAGGACGTCGTGCGTGGCCAGGGCAATGCGGGCCGGTGGACCTACGCCGACGAGGTCCAATTCCCCTTCGGCCACGGCCTGTCCTACACGGACTTCCAGTGGTCCACGGCTTCCACCACCCGCAGCGCCAAGGGGTGGATGACCACGGTGACGGTGACGAACACCGGGTCGGTGGCGGGCAAGGACGTCGTCCAGCTGTACCTGCACGCCCCCTACAGCGACCAGGACCGCAGCGCCGGCATCGAACGCGCAGCCGTGAACCTCGTGGGCTTCGCCAAGACCAGGCAGTTGGCCCCCGGTGAGAGTCAGACGGTGACCATCGAGACCCCTGAAGAGGCCCTGCGTGTGTGGGACCCGACGGTCGGCACGTGGATCGTCGAAGCAGGGCAGTACGCGCTGGCCCTCGGCCAGGACGCGCACCAGGCGCTGAACTCGGTCCTGGCGGCCACCGGAATCCCGGCGGAGCGTCTCGACGGGCCGGGTGTGGTCGACCTCGTCCACCGATTCACCGTGGCCACCACCGACCGGACCACATGGGCCACCGCCCCGGCCACCGGGCGGCCCGTCACGGCACGCTTCGAGGAAGCCGACCCCGCCCACTACGGACAGGACTGGACCAGGCTCTCCCGCAGCGACTGGCAGGGCACATGGCCCACGACCTTCGCCGACGGCTCCTGGGAGGCGCCCGCCCGGCTTCTCGAAGACCTGGCCATCGACACCGTCTCCTCCGGTGGCGACGGCGCCTCCTCCTCAGGGGCCTCCACCCCGCTCAAAGCCGTCGACCTGGTCGGGAAGGACTGGGACGACCCGGCCTGGGAGACCTTGGTCGGCCAACTCGGAGTCGACGAGTTGGATGCCCTGGTCCGCGTGGGCGGCTACCAGACGCGCCCCGTCGAATCTATCCAGCTTCCCGGAACCGTCGCCAAGGACGGGTCCGCAGGCATTTCGAACACGCTGGTCGGCGGCACTTCGGGCACCGCCTACCCACCGGAGGTCGTCCTGGCCTCCAGCTGGAACACGCAGCTCGCCACGGAATTTGGCGCCGGAGTCGGAGAGGACTCGCTGGCCCTGGGAGTCACCGGCTGGTACGCCCCCTCGACGAACATCCACCGCAGCCCCTACTCGGGCCGCAACTTCGAGTACTGGTCCGAGGACCCGCTCCTGTCCGGCGACATGACCGCCGTCGTCGTCTCCGGAGCACGCTCGAAGGGAGTGATCGCCTGGACGAAGCACTTCGCCCTGAACGACCAGGAGACCAACCGCATGGGCGTCGTGACCTTCGCGGACGAGCAGACCATCCGCGAGATCTACCTGTCGCCCTTCGAGACCGCCGTTCGCCGGGGCGGGGCCAACGCGGTGATGGTGTCGATGAACCGGATCGGCGCCCGGTGGGCGGGCGGACACCGGGGACTCATGACCGAGGTCCTTCGAGGGGAATGGGGTTTCCGGGGCGCTGCCATCACCGACCAGGCGTCATTTGCGAACTTCGCGTACGAGGACCTGCGTGAGGGCCTGGCGGCAGGCACCAGCCTGTGGCTCAACACGGACTCGCACCTGTGGAAACTCGACGACGAAGCGCTTTCGGAGGCGGTGGTGGCCGACATGCGACGTGCCGCCAAGGACGTGGTCTTCACAGTCGTCAACTCCAACGCCATGAATGGAGTGGGCCCTGAAACCACCGTGCGTCAGACGGTGGCCCCGTGGAAGGTCATGATGTGGGGCTTCACCGCCTTCGCGGTGGCACTGACCGCCCTGTGCACCTGGCTGGACGTGCGAGGGGCGCGCACACGCCGCCGCGCACGCCAGAAGGCCCTTGCCGAGGTCGAAGCCCCCCAAGGTCAGGACCGACCCGACAAGTGA
- a CDS encoding acyl-CoA thioesterase II: MTAPVDIPLLTAEPVASVLRILQLEEAGDDLFHAHCLPQVRRVYGGQVIAQAALAACATLEDPERMMHSLHAYFLRGGDPAATFEISVERLRDGRSFSSRAVSAVQDGREILTMTASFQGAEDGLVFETDAPTAPAPEELTSALEIFRMMEHPVGRFLGKTAAFDLRHVGASLYTGADPAPSPVQHLWMRPRVPLPKGASQNVHRALLAYVIDQVMLEPAMRVLGLSWMTPGLSAASLDHAMWFHRDVDVSQWLLVEGTCHNVNSARTLTRARVFTRSGELVAEAEQQGMVRVPDEHHQGSQRWGFGVDPVTGRPALGTA; this comes from the coding sequence ATGACCGCTCCAGTTGACATTCCCCTGCTCACCGCCGAACCCGTGGCCTCGGTGCTGAGGATCCTCCAATTGGAGGAGGCCGGGGACGACCTCTTCCACGCGCACTGTCTTCCGCAGGTCAGACGCGTCTACGGCGGACAGGTCATCGCACAGGCGGCGCTGGCTGCCTGCGCCACCCTGGAGGACCCGGAGCGGATGATGCACTCGCTGCACGCCTACTTCCTGCGCGGAGGCGACCCGGCGGCCACCTTCGAGATCAGCGTCGAGCGTCTGCGTGACGGTCGCAGTTTCTCCTCCCGCGCGGTCAGTGCCGTCCAGGACGGGCGAGAGATCCTCACCATGACCGCCTCCTTCCAAGGCGCCGAGGACGGGCTCGTCTTCGAGACCGACGCTCCCACGGCGCCCGCCCCGGAGGAGCTGACCAGCGCACTGGAGATCTTCCGCATGATGGAGCACCCCGTGGGCCGCTTCCTCGGCAAGACCGCCGCCTTCGACCTGCGACACGTGGGCGCCTCCCTGTACACGGGCGCCGACCCGGCCCCCAGCCCCGTCCAGCACCTGTGGATGCGTCCTCGCGTCCCATTGCCGAAGGGCGCCTCACAGAACGTCCACCGGGCACTGCTCGCCTACGTCATCGACCAGGTGATGTTGGAGCCGGCAATGCGGGTGCTCGGCCTGTCGTGGATGACTCCCGGACTGTCGGCGGCCTCCCTCGACCACGCGATGTGGTTCCACCGGGACGTGGACGTGTCCCAGTGGCTCCTGGTGGAAGGCACCTGCCACAACGTCAACAGCGCGCGCACCCTGACCCGTGCCCGGGTCTTCACCCGATCAGGTGAGCTCGTGGCCGAAGCGGAACAGCAGGGCATGGTGCGCGTGCCTGACGAACACCACCAGGGTTCGCAGCGTTGGGGTTTCGGTGTGGATCCGGTGACGGGCAGGCCGGCCCTCGGCACGGCCTGA
- a CDS encoding PTS transporter subunit EIIB, translating into MTLDTTSMAMAFVDALGGPKNLEDVEPCVLRIRVEVADPALVDEKGLRITGVLAVVRSRSIVQVVAGPPSDGIAEEMIALLERAGQEGAQESGRWTRTQECLPLSSADTGPS; encoded by the coding sequence GTGACCCTGGACACCACTTCGATGGCCATGGCCTTCGTCGACGCCCTCGGCGGACCGAAGAATCTCGAAGACGTCGAACCGTGTGTCCTGCGCATCCGCGTGGAAGTGGCCGACCCCGCCCTCGTCGACGAGAAGGGACTGCGCATTACCGGCGTCCTTGCCGTGGTCCGTTCCCGCAGCATCGTCCAGGTGGTCGCAGGCCCGCCCTCGGACGGGATCGCGGAAGAGATGATCGCCCTGCTGGAGCGCGCCGGCCAGGAAGGGGCCCAGGAGTCGGGACGTTGGACGAGGACGCAGGAGTGTCTCCCTTTGTCCTCGGCGGACACCGGCCCGTCCTAG
- the malQ gene encoding 4-alpha-glucanotransferase has product MPTAEADIDLLRHLADVNGVATGFWDWYGNWKAVSADSLLRVLASLGVDVTPQSTVADVRAALEETEDAHWRRTLPPTIVVRQGSGAEFPVHVPDGHWVSVTWVLEDGGSGMCEQVDRWVPPRRVDDAMVGRATFRVPSHLPIGWHRLVATVEGGHVHSATLIVTPNSLHVPAQDGKRRWGVSAQLYSTRSARSWGMGDAEDLADLLAVCGDRGADFLLINPVHASAPVAPIENSPYLPVTRRWVNPLYVRPEAVEEFAQASPHVRAAVEELRLATAPVEEKDTLVDRDRSWEAKRKALELVFALPRSIHRDSQFRRFVARGGTDLANFALWCALVERAEGTHLPEEVSWSGAPGTDRARLELADRIEFWQWCQWIASEQLAHAQAVAVEIGMDLGVMADLAVGVHPRGSEIWSDPHMFARGISVGAPPDMYSQQGQDWSQPPWSPRALAEAGYAPLRDMARAAVASAGAVRIDHILGLFRLWWIPEGQGASAGTYVYYDHEAMVGVVLLEAQKAGALVIGEDLGTVEPWVRDYLRDRGILGTSVLWFEKEDSGWPMHADWYRRECLAAVTTHDLPPTAGYVEGIQTTLRDRLGLLVEDVEAVRAADLVEREQMAVRLREYGLTTSADPSVQERVEAMHGYMARTPALLVVAGLVDAVGDKRPQNLPGTDKEYPNWCIPLCDAEGVEVLIDDLPTNDRLGSLFSKLDHTVHS; this is encoded by the coding sequence ATGCCCACCGCCGAAGCTGACATCGACCTTCTCAGACACCTTGCGGATGTCAACGGTGTGGCGACTGGATTCTGGGACTGGTACGGCAACTGGAAAGCCGTCAGCGCCGATTCCCTGCTGCGCGTCCTGGCTTCCTTGGGGGTCGACGTCACACCCCAGTCCACGGTCGCCGACGTCCGGGCCGCCCTGGAGGAGACCGAGGACGCCCACTGGCGACGTACCCTGCCGCCGACGATCGTCGTGAGGCAAGGCTCTGGTGCCGAGTTCCCAGTCCACGTTCCTGACGGCCACTGGGTCAGTGTCACATGGGTGCTTGAGGACGGCGGTTCCGGCATGTGCGAACAGGTGGACCGTTGGGTGCCGCCGCGCCGGGTCGATGACGCCATGGTGGGGCGTGCGACTTTCCGAGTCCCCTCGCACCTGCCCATCGGGTGGCACCGCCTCGTCGCCACCGTCGAGGGCGGCCACGTGCACTCCGCGACGTTGATCGTCACCCCGAACTCCCTGCACGTGCCCGCACAGGACGGAAAACGCAGGTGGGGTGTCTCCGCGCAGTTGTACTCGACCCGCTCGGCGAGGTCGTGGGGCATGGGCGACGCCGAGGACCTGGCCGACCTTCTGGCCGTGTGCGGCGACAGGGGTGCGGACTTCCTGCTCATCAACCCCGTCCACGCCTCCGCACCCGTCGCCCCCATCGAGAACTCCCCATATCTTCCCGTCACCCGACGCTGGGTGAACCCCCTGTACGTGCGTCCAGAGGCGGTCGAGGAATTCGCCCAGGCGTCACCGCATGTGCGCGCCGCCGTGGAGGAACTGCGACTGGCCACTGCGCCGGTGGAGGAGAAGGACACGCTGGTCGACCGCGACCGCAGTTGGGAGGCCAAGCGCAAGGCGCTGGAGTTGGTCTTCGCCCTGCCGCGTTCCATCCACCGGGACTCCCAGTTCCGTCGCTTCGTGGCACGCGGAGGCACGGACTTGGCGAACTTCGCCCTGTGGTGTGCGCTGGTCGAGCGCGCTGAAGGCACGCACCTGCCTGAGGAGGTCTCCTGGTCCGGAGCCCCGGGCACCGACAGGGCGCGCCTCGAACTGGCCGATCGCATCGAATTCTGGCAGTGGTGCCAGTGGATCGCCTCCGAACAACTGGCCCATGCGCAGGCGGTGGCCGTCGAGATCGGCATGGACCTCGGAGTCATGGCGGACCTGGCGGTGGGCGTCCACCCCCGCGGCTCCGAGATCTGGTCCGACCCGCACATGTTCGCCCGCGGCATCTCCGTGGGAGCACCCCCGGACATGTACTCCCAGCAGGGGCAGGACTGGTCCCAGCCGCCGTGGTCGCCGCGCGCCCTGGCCGAGGCGGGGTACGCCCCTCTGCGTGACATGGCGCGGGCAGCCGTCGCGTCGGCAGGCGCGGTGCGCATCGACCACATCCTGGGCCTGTTCCGTCTGTGGTGGATTCCCGAAGGCCAGGGGGCCAGCGCCGGCACCTACGTGTACTACGACCACGAGGCAATGGTCGGCGTGGTCCTGCTGGAGGCCCAGAAGGCCGGAGCCCTGGTCATCGGTGAGGACCTGGGCACCGTGGAGCCGTGGGTGCGCGACTACTTGCGCGACCGGGGGATCCTGGGCACCTCCGTCCTGTGGTTCGAGAAGGAGGACTCCGGCTGGCCCATGCACGCCGACTGGTATCGCAGGGAATGCTTGGCGGCGGTGACCACCCACGACCTGCCGCCCACCGCCGGGTACGTCGAAGGCATCCAGACGACCCTGCGTGACCGACTCGGCCTTCTGGTGGAGGACGTGGAGGCCGTGCGGGCCGCCGATCTGGTCGAACGGGAGCAGATGGCCGTGCGTCTGCGCGAGTACGGTCTGACGACTTCGGCAGATCCCAGTGTCCAGGAGAGGGTCGAGGCCATGCACGGTTACATGGCGCGTACCCCCGCGCTGCTGGTGGTGGCCGGACTTGTCGACGCTGTCGGCGACAAGCGGCCCCAGAACCTGCCGGGCACTGACAAGGAGTACCCGAACTGGTGCATTCCCCTGTGTGATGCGGAGGGTGTGGAGGTCTTGATCGACGACCTGCCGACGAACGACCGCTTGGGTTCGCTCTTTTCCAAGTTGGACCACACGGTCCATTCCTGA